The Trinickia acidisoli genome includes a window with the following:
- the ntrC gene encoding nitrogen regulation protein NR(I) produces the protein MKPIWIVDDDQSIRWVLEKALARENFPTLSFANVREALAALERESPQVLISDIRMPGASGLELLQTIRERLPELPVIIMTAYSDLDSAVAAFQGGAFEYLAKPFDVDKAVELIRRAVDESLRGSQAGEAVLTDAPEMLGQAPAMQDMFRAIGRLSHSAATVLITGESGTGKELVARALHRHSPRANGPFIALNTAAIPKDLLESELFGHERGAFTGAQAMRQGRFEQAENGTLFLDEIGDMPFDLQTRLLRVLSDGQFYRVGGHSPLRANVRVIAATHQNLEARVRQGLFREDLYHRLNVIRLRLPALRERREDIPLLARHFLQKSARDLGVEPKRVSDAALAYLTTLPFPGNVRQLENLANWLTVMAPAQTIEIKDLPPDLVPGAMPESSTEIVAGPAAAAQASASMASADGERNGVAITPAALAGVATGVPVSVWESGLRAEVARMLRENTVDVMDELARRFEAAVIREALDFTRGRKVEAAERLGIGRNTITRKIQELHLES, from the coding sequence ATGAAGCCGATCTGGATAGTAGACGACGACCAATCGATCCGCTGGGTGCTCGAGAAGGCGCTGGCGCGCGAGAATTTTCCGACGCTCAGTTTCGCTAACGTGCGCGAGGCGCTGGCGGCGCTCGAACGCGAGAGCCCGCAAGTGCTCATCTCCGACATTAGGATGCCCGGGGCATCGGGTCTCGAGTTGTTGCAGACGATACGCGAACGGCTGCCCGAATTGCCCGTCATCATCATGACGGCGTACTCGGATCTCGATAGCGCGGTTGCCGCGTTTCAGGGCGGCGCATTCGAATATCTCGCGAAGCCGTTCGACGTCGATAAGGCCGTCGAACTGATTCGCCGCGCCGTGGACGAGAGCCTGCGCGGCTCGCAGGCGGGCGAGGCCGTGCTGACCGATGCGCCTGAAATGCTGGGCCAGGCGCCGGCGATGCAGGACATGTTCCGCGCGATCGGACGGCTGTCGCATTCGGCCGCGACGGTGTTGATCACGGGTGAGTCGGGCACCGGCAAGGAACTCGTCGCACGTGCGCTGCATCGGCATAGCCCGCGCGCGAACGGGCCGTTCATCGCGCTCAATACGGCGGCGATTCCGAAGGATCTTTTGGAGTCCGAACTATTTGGGCACGAGCGCGGTGCGTTCACGGGCGCGCAAGCCATGCGGCAGGGCCGCTTCGAGCAGGCGGAGAACGGCACGCTGTTTCTGGACGAAATCGGCGACATGCCGTTCGATCTGCAGACGCGCCTGCTGCGCGTGCTGTCGGACGGGCAGTTCTATCGCGTCGGCGGACACAGCCCACTGCGCGCGAACGTGCGCGTGATCGCGGCCACGCACCAGAACCTCGAAGCGCGCGTGCGTCAGGGATTGTTCCGCGAGGACTTGTATCACCGTCTCAACGTGATTCGGTTGCGTTTGCCTGCGCTGCGCGAACGGCGCGAGGACATTCCGCTGCTCGCGCGCCACTTTCTGCAAAAGAGTGCGCGCGATCTCGGGGTCGAGCCCAAGCGCGTGTCGGATGCCGCGCTTGCCTATCTCACGACGCTGCCGTTTCCGGGCAACGTGCGTCAACTCGAGAATCTCGCCAATTGGTTGACGGTGATGGCGCCCGCGCAGACGATCGAGATCAAGGATTTGCCGCCCGACCTTGTACCGGGTGCGATGCCTGAAAGCAGCACCGAAATCGTGGCGGGACCCGCGGCGGCTGCGCAAGCTTCGGCGAGCATGGCCTCGGCCGACGGCGAGCGCAACGGCGTCGCGATCACGCCGGCCGCGCTTGCGGGTGTGGCGACGGGCGTGCCGGTCAGCGTGTGGGAGAGCGGGCTGCGTGCCGAAGTGGCGCGCATGCTGCGCGAGAATACCGTCGACGTCATGGACGAACTCGCGCGGCGCTTCGAGGCTGCCGTCATTCGCGAAGCGCTCGACTTCACCCGCGGCCGCAAGGTTGAAGCGGCCGAACGGCTCGGCATCGGCCGCAACACGATCACGCGCAAGATCCAGGAGTTGCATTTGGAATCGTGA
- the xth gene encoding exodeoxyribonuclease III, whose protein sequence is MKIATWNVNSLKVRQQHVIDWLAQSHVDVLCLQELKLTNEKFPHAELAGKGYRSWCAGQKTYNGVAILVRDGIEVDDTEIVRNIPGFDDEQQRMIALTVGGARIISAYFPNGQAPGTDKFAYKLRWLDALTQWLKDEMHRHPKLALLGDYNIAPEDRDVHDPKAWEGQNLVSPEERAAFVKLVELGLTDAFRQFEQPEKTFTWWDYRMLAFRRNAGLRIDHILLSAALAEACTMCEVDRTPRKWDQPSDHAPVIAQLA, encoded by the coding sequence CGACTGGCTCGCGCAGAGCCACGTGGACGTGCTCTGTCTCCAGGAATTGAAGCTGACGAACGAAAAATTCCCGCACGCAGAGCTCGCCGGGAAAGGCTATCGAAGCTGGTGCGCGGGACAAAAGACGTACAACGGCGTCGCCATCCTCGTGCGCGACGGCATCGAAGTCGACGACACGGAGATCGTGCGCAACATCCCTGGCTTCGACGACGAGCAGCAGCGTATGATCGCCTTGACCGTAGGCGGTGCGCGCATCATCTCAGCCTACTTCCCGAACGGGCAGGCGCCCGGCACCGATAAATTCGCCTACAAGCTGCGCTGGCTCGATGCGCTCACGCAATGGCTGAAGGACGAGATGCATCGCCACCCGAAGCTCGCGCTGCTCGGCGATTACAACATCGCGCCCGAGGATCGTGACGTGCACGACCCGAAGGCCTGGGAAGGCCAAAACCTCGTCTCGCCCGAGGAGCGCGCGGCGTTCGTCAAGCTCGTCGAACTTGGCCTGACCGACGCCTTCCGCCAATTCGAGCAACCCGAGAAGACGTTCACGTGGTGGGACTACCGCATGCTCGCGTTCCGGCGCAACGCCGGCCTGCGCATCGATCACATCCTGCTCTCGGCGGCACTGGCTGAAGCCTGCACGATGTGCGAAGTCGATAGGACGCCGCGAAAATGGGACCAACCCTCCGACCACGCACCCGTCATCGCGCAACTTGCCTAA
- a CDS encoding rhodanese-like domain-containing protein has protein sequence MSSLEQILSRADARRAEHQLPYAGAVSPNEAFELLQLDARVRLVDVRTRAELDWVGRPLVGDGQYVHIEWTRYPGGVPNAEFIEQLRQAAPAPDTPLLFLCRSAARSKLAAVAAAQAGFEKAYDLLEGFEGDKDGTGHRKTVTGWCFRGLPWMGA, from the coding sequence ATGAGTTCGCTCGAACAAATCCTCTCGCGCGCCGACGCGCGCCGCGCCGAGCATCAGTTGCCCTACGCGGGCGCCGTATCGCCGAACGAAGCCTTCGAGTTGCTGCAGCTCGACGCGCGCGTGCGCCTCGTCGACGTGCGCACGCGAGCCGAACTCGACTGGGTCGGCCGGCCGCTCGTGGGCGACGGGCAGTACGTGCACATCGAATGGACGCGCTATCCGGGTGGCGTGCCCAATGCCGAATTCATCGAACAGTTGCGGCAGGCGGCACCCGCGCCCGACACGCCGCTATTGTTTCTCTGCCGCAGCGCGGCCCGCTCCAAGCTCGCGGCCGTGGCGGCCGCGCAAGCGGGTTTCGAGAAGGCTTACGATCTGCTCGAAGGGTTCGAAGGCGACAAAGACGGCACCGGCCACCGCAAGACCGTCACAGGCTGGTGTTTCCGCGGGCTTCCGTGGATGGGGGCCTAA
- the glnA gene encoding type I glutamate--ammonia ligase yields MSKSVADVMQLVKDEDVKFIDFRFTDTRGKEQHVSVPLSAFDDDKFESGHAFDGSSIAGWKGIEASDMLLMPDANTAFIDPFYEEPTLVLTCDVIEPADGKGYERDPRSLAKRAEAYLKSTGLGDTAFFGPEPEFFIFDSVQWNTDMSGCFVKIGSEEAPWSSGKEFEGGNSGHRPGTKGGYFPVAPVDSFQDMRSEMCLLLEQIGIPVEVHHHEVAGQGQNEIGTKFSTLVQRADWTQQLKYIVHNVAHTYGKTATFMPKPVVGDNGSGMHVHQSIWKDGQNLFAGNGYAGLSEFALFYIGGIIKHARALNAITNPTTNSYKRLVPHFEAPVKLAYSARNRSASIRIPHVSNPKGRRIETRFPDPMANPYLAFSALMMAGLDGVQNKIHPGEAADKNLYDLPPEEDAKIPTVCAGLEQALEALDKDREFLTRGGVFTDPMLDAYLELKEAELQRFRMTTHPIEFEMYYSL; encoded by the coding sequence ATGAGTAAATCCGTGGCCGACGTCATGCAGCTCGTGAAGGACGAGGACGTCAAGTTTATCGACTTTCGCTTCACCGACACGCGCGGCAAGGAGCAGCACGTCTCGGTGCCCCTGTCGGCGTTCGACGACGACAAGTTCGAGAGCGGCCATGCGTTCGACGGTTCCTCGATTGCTGGCTGGAAGGGCATCGAAGCATCGGACATGCTGCTCATGCCCGATGCCAACACGGCTTTCATCGATCCGTTCTATGAAGAGCCGACGCTCGTCTTGACCTGCGACGTCATCGAGCCGGCCGACGGCAAGGGCTACGAACGCGATCCGCGCTCGCTCGCCAAGCGCGCCGAAGCGTACCTGAAGAGCACGGGCCTGGGCGATACCGCCTTCTTCGGTCCGGAACCCGAATTCTTCATTTTCGACTCGGTCCAGTGGAACACGGATATGTCGGGCTGCTTCGTCAAGATCGGCTCGGAAGAAGCGCCGTGGTCGTCGGGCAAGGAATTCGAAGGCGGCAACTCGGGCCACCGCCCGGGCACGAAGGGCGGTTACTTCCCGGTCGCGCCGGTCGATTCGTTCCAAGACATGCGCTCGGAAATGTGCCTGCTGCTCGAGCAGATCGGCATTCCGGTCGAAGTGCACCACCACGAAGTGGCGGGCCAAGGCCAAAACGAAATCGGCACGAAGTTCTCGACGCTCGTGCAACGCGCCGACTGGACGCAGCAACTGAAGTACATCGTCCATAACGTCGCGCACACGTACGGCAAGACGGCGACGTTCATGCCGAAGCCCGTCGTGGGCGACAACGGCTCGGGCATGCACGTGCATCAGTCGATTTGGAAGGACGGCCAGAACCTGTTCGCGGGCAACGGCTACGCCGGCCTCTCGGAATTCGCGCTGTTCTACATCGGCGGCATCATCAAGCACGCTCGCGCGCTCAACGCGATCACGAACCCGACGACGAATTCGTACAAGCGTCTCGTGCCGCACTTCGAAGCGCCCGTGAAGCTCGCCTACTCGGCACGCAACCGTTCGGCTTCGATCCGTATTCCGCACGTGAGCAACCCGAAGGGCCGCCGCATCGAAACGCGCTTCCCCGATCCGATGGCGAACCCGTACCTTGCGTTCTCGGCGCTGATGATGGCCGGTCTCGACGGCGTGCAAAACAAGATTCATCCGGGCGAAGCCGCGGACAAGAATCTGTACGATCTGCCGCCTGAAGAAGACGCGAAGATCCCGACCGTCTGTGCCGGCCTGGAACAAGCGCTCGAAGCGCTCGACAAGGACCGCGAGTTCCTGACGCGCGGCGGTGTGTTCACCGACCCGATGCTCGACGCGTATCTGGAGCTCAAGGAAGCCGAGTTGCAACGCTTCCGCATGACGACGCACCCGATCGAGTTCGAGATGTACTACTCGCTGTAA
- the glnL gene encoding nitrogen regulation protein NR(II), with the protein MVLKNLMKANKGQAEPLSDDAALAQSGLLPGLEALPTVALVLDKRTLRVAFANPSAESMLDLSRRQLMQMSWSELFANGEDLVATIAAIAEHRFHATHLDTVLERPSREPLHVHVVVGFLESAPDYVLLELFENERHLRTDREERIHDLSVANKQLIRNLAHEIKNPLGGIRGAAQLLEFELGARERQELREYTQVIVKESDRLQTLVDRLLEPHRHPHVVGDVNIHEVCERVRAVILAEFPRGLTIERDYDVSVPDLRGDKEQLIQALLNIVRNAAQALRERIGQGDARIALRTRVARKVTISKRLCKLALDLRVIDNGPGIAEEIRDRIFYPLVSGREDGSGLGLTLAQTFVQQHDGLIEVESRPGHTEFQILLPLVN; encoded by the coding sequence ATGGTGCTCAAGAATTTGATGAAGGCGAACAAAGGCCAAGCCGAGCCGCTGTCCGATGACGCGGCGCTGGCACAATCGGGTTTGCTGCCCGGGCTCGAGGCGCTGCCGACCGTCGCGCTCGTGCTCGACAAGCGCACGCTGCGCGTCGCGTTCGCGAATCCGTCGGCCGAATCGATGCTCGATTTGTCGCGCCGGCAGCTCATGCAGATGTCGTGGTCCGAACTGTTTGCGAATGGCGAGGACCTCGTCGCGACGATTGCCGCGATTGCCGAACATCGCTTTCATGCGACGCATTTGGATACCGTGCTCGAGCGGCCGAGTCGTGAGCCGCTGCATGTGCATGTGGTCGTCGGCTTTCTCGAGAGCGCACCCGATTACGTGCTGCTCGAGTTGTTCGAAAACGAGCGCCATTTGCGCACCGATCGCGAAGAGCGCATTCACGATCTGTCGGTAGCGAACAAGCAGCTCATCCGCAACCTTGCGCACGAGATCAAGAATCCGCTGGGCGGCATCCGCGGTGCCGCGCAATTGCTCGAATTCGAACTCGGCGCGCGCGAGCGTCAGGAGCTGCGCGAATACACGCAGGTGATCGTCAAGGAATCGGATCGCCTGCAAACGCTCGTCGACCGCTTGCTGGAGCCGCACCGGCACCCGCACGTCGTCGGCGACGTGAACATTCACGAAGTGTGCGAGCGCGTGCGCGCCGTGATTCTCGCGGAGTTTCCTCGCGGCCTCACGATCGAGCGCGACTATGACGTGAGCGTGCCCGACTTGCGCGGCGACAAAGAGCAGTTGATTCAGGCGCTGCTCAACATCGTCCGCAACGCGGCGCAGGCGTTGCGCGAACGAATCGGGCAGGGCGATGCGCGCATTGCCTTGCGCACGCGGGTCGCGCGCAAGGTAACGATCTCCAAACGCCTATGTAAATTGGCATTGGACTTGCGAGTGATCGACAACGGGCCCGGCATTGCCGAAGAGATTCGCGATCGCATTTTTTATCCGCTCGTGTCCGGGCGCGAGGACGGCAGCGGCCTGGGTCTCACGCTCGCGCAAACGTTCGTGCAGCAGCACGACGGCTTGATCGAAGTCGAGAGCCGCCCTGGACATACCGAGTTTCAGATTTTGTTGCCGCTCGTCAATTGA